ATCAATCGCTACGACAATATTCAATAAACGGGTTCTCGGATTTCCTCAAGCCATCGGTGTGCCGATTGTTTCGGCAATTTTTGTCTTCATTTTACAATGGGCTGCAAATTTACTCGGCGATAATCAATTTATCTCGATTAATTTGACCAATATTGAAAATGCAGTCCGTCACATCGATTTCTATGACTTTTTGGTCAATGGTGTGATTTGTTTCATTTTGACCTCATCAGCATTGAAATTTAAAGTCTCAGATTTACGGGTCTATTGGAAGCCGATTAGCATTTTGGCGACTATTGCATTGGTAATCTGTGCTGTGCTGTTCGGTGGCTTATTATTTGGCTTCCAATATTTGATTGGCAATCCGGTGCCTATTTTAGTGTTATTGCTGTTAGGTTCAGCACTAGGGGCTACGGATCCGATCGGGATTAAAGGGGTACTGAGTTCAGTTCGTGCACCGCATCATCTGATGGTGAAACTCGAAGGTGAGTCGCTATTTAATGATGCCATGTGTATCGCCGTATTTATGACCTTACTTAATGTATTGCAAGGTGAACATTTTAGTTTGCTGGCAACTCTACAAACTTTGCTGTATGAGATTGTTGTCGCGGTCATTATTGGTTGGGCATTTGGTTGGGCGATTCTGCGTATTTTACGTGGTAAGCATGTCATGGAATCTTTGATTCTGACCTCAGCGTTATTGGCTTGTGGGTCATATTTGGTGGCTTTATTTGCACATGCTTCTGCGCCGATTGCTTGCGTCATTGGTGGCTTGATCGTTGGTAATAAATGGGATGAGATTTTACAGGATCGTGAAATCCGTGAAGTCAACCATTTTTGGCATACTGTTGAAGGGATTATCAATTCATTCTTGTTTACCTTGATTGGTTTAGAGCTGTTTATTCTGGATTTAAATGCAAGCATGATTTTAGGCGGGATCGTGGCCTTTATCATTCTGCATCTGTGTCGTTTTGCAGCAAACTTTCTCTCATTTGCCTTTTTCCCATCGTTTCGCGCACG
The sequence above is drawn from the Acinetobacter lanii genome and encodes:
- a CDS encoding cation:proton antiporter — protein: MGNYFFLQVFTVVFALSIATTIFNKRVLGFPQAIGVPIVSAIFVFILQWAANLLGDNQFISINLTNIENAVRHIDFYDFLVNGVICFILTSSALKFKVSDLRVYWKPISILATIALVICAVLFGGLLFGFQYLIGNPVPILVLLLLGSALGATDPIGIKGVLSSVRAPHHLMVKLEGESLFNDAMCIAVFMTLLNVLQGEHFSLLATLQTLLYEIVVAVIIGWAFGWAILRILRGKHVMESLILTSALLACGSYLVALFAHASAPIACVIGGLIVGNKWDEILQDREIREVNHFWHTVEGIINSFLFTLIGLELFILDLNASMILGGIVAFIILHLCRFAANFLSFAFFPSFRARSYNGSLTILSWGGVRGAISLALILSVANVPQLSQYSDILIGYTFIVVLLSGLVCGLGLPSVMNAFYFNPHEETTGFKGWYQKMCHKMNRKGVKYIVGEDANGNEIITIYNPEAIVDQQTDDGVAAVHHPNKVQEVKRLENPHNF